One part of the Anaeromyxobacter sp. Fw109-5 genome encodes these proteins:
- a CDS encoding TolB family protein — translation MRSLAAALLAAACAAPAPPPASVSATAPSPDSAAPRLALPGERHLGNVRQLTFGGENAEAYFSFDGRELVFQATPEGAGCDQLYVMGADGSGLRRVSRGKGRVTCGYFFPGGERIVYSSTHASAAECPPKPDHSKGYVWALYDYQLYTARPDGSDLAPLAPAPGKYNAEATVSKDGWIVFTSTRDGDLELYKMRLDGSGLVRLTHTPGYDGGAFFSADGRRIVFRASRPTTEAELADYRALLGEGLVRPGKLELFTMNADGSDVRQVTRLGAASFAPFFHPDGRRIVFASNVGDPRGRNFDLYVVNDDGTGLERITTNETFDGFPMFSPDGKRLVFASNRNASRPGETNVFIADWIE, via the coding sequence ATGAGATCCCTCGCCGCCGCCCTCCTCGCCGCCGCCTGCGCCGCGCCGGCGCCTCCGCCCGCGTCCGTCTCCGCAACCGCGCCGAGTCCGGACTCGGCCGCGCCCCGCCTCGCGCTCCCGGGCGAGCGCCACCTCGGAAACGTCCGGCAGCTCACCTTCGGCGGCGAGAACGCGGAGGCGTACTTCAGCTTCGACGGACGGGAGCTCGTGTTCCAGGCCACCCCGGAAGGCGCCGGCTGCGATCAGCTCTACGTGATGGGCGCGGACGGCTCCGGGCTTCGTCGCGTGTCGCGCGGGAAGGGTCGCGTCACCTGCGGCTACTTCTTCCCGGGGGGCGAGCGGATCGTCTACTCCTCGACGCACGCGTCGGCCGCGGAGTGCCCTCCCAAGCCGGACCACTCGAAGGGCTACGTATGGGCGCTGTACGACTACCAGCTCTACACGGCGCGGCCGGACGGCTCGGACCTCGCGCCGCTCGCCCCGGCCCCCGGCAAGTACAACGCGGAGGCGACGGTGTCCAAGGACGGCTGGATCGTCTTCACCTCGACGCGCGACGGCGACCTCGAGCTCTACAAGATGCGCCTCGACGGCTCCGGGCTCGTCAGGCTCACGCACACTCCGGGCTACGACGGCGGCGCGTTCTTCTCCGCCGACGGGCGCCGGATCGTGTTCCGCGCGAGCCGCCCCACGACGGAGGCGGAGCTCGCCGACTACCGCGCGCTGCTCGGGGAGGGGCTCGTGCGGCCCGGCAAGCTCGAGCTCTTCACGATGAACGCGGACGGCTCGGACGTGCGCCAGGTGACGCGCCTCGGCGCGGCGAGCTTCGCGCCGTTCTTCCACCCCGACGGGCGGCGCATCGTGTTCGCCTCGAACGTGGGCGACCCGAGGGGGCGGAACTTCGACCTGTACGTGGTGAACGACGACGGCACCGGCCTCGAGCGGATCACCACCAACGAGACCTTCGACGGCTTCCCCATGTTCTCGCCCGACGGGAAGCGGCTGGTCTTCGCCTCGAACCGCAACGCGTCCCGTCCCGGCGAGACGAACGTGTTCATCGCGGACTGGATCGAGTAG
- a CDS encoding WS/DGAT domain-containing protein produces MQRMTAGDAAWYRMDRPRNETDVVALLAFRGAVELGRVKRLVEERLLSVERFRQRPVPAWIGAPGWELDPGFSLRRHLTATELPPGALRDFIGEVATSWLDPAHPLWRVHVVRERGGGGAIVAKLQHALGDGFALVALLLALADEHAAQEAPRARIDPAAHAWPGRPDLTAVREAAGFAVTLARLAAMPSDPPALSAAPLSGVRRVAWSDALPLDAIREAAHRAGATVNDLVVAAIAGALRPLVSRGGRPPRPVRAFIPVNFRPGRPDLGADASLGNRFGLVFLDLPVDLAAARARLEAVHARVAALRSGAGALVAHDVLALAGYAPSAVQHALTRFFARKASLVLTNLPGPRSPIHLAGRPLAAAMFWVPHPANLGLGVSVLGYAGDVRVGVRADTAVLAEPAALVARIEAETRALGVRRARTRGRRRTPPRAGGGA; encoded by the coding sequence ATGCAGCGGATGACCGCCGGCGACGCCGCCTGGTACCGGATGGATCGTCCGAGGAACGAGACCGACGTGGTCGCGCTCCTCGCGTTCCGTGGGGCCGTGGAGCTGGGGCGGGTGAAGCGGCTCGTCGAGGAGCGGCTCCTCTCCGTCGAGCGCTTCCGCCAGCGTCCCGTGCCGGCCTGGATCGGGGCGCCGGGCTGGGAGCTCGATCCGGGCTTCTCGCTGCGCCGCCACCTCACCGCGACGGAGCTCCCACCCGGCGCGCTCCGCGACTTCATCGGCGAGGTGGCCACCTCGTGGCTCGATCCGGCGCATCCGCTGTGGCGCGTGCACGTGGTGCGGGAGCGCGGCGGCGGCGGCGCGATCGTGGCGAAGCTGCAGCACGCGCTCGGGGACGGGTTCGCGCTGGTGGCGCTGCTGCTCGCGCTCGCCGACGAGCACGCCGCGCAGGAGGCGCCGCGCGCCCGGATCGATCCGGCGGCGCACGCCTGGCCGGGCCGGCCGGACCTCACCGCCGTGCGCGAGGCGGCCGGGTTCGCCGTGACGCTCGCTCGCCTCGCGGCGATGCCGAGCGATCCTCCCGCCCTCTCCGCGGCGCCGCTCTCCGGCGTGCGGAGGGTGGCGTGGTCGGACGCTCTGCCGCTCGACGCGATCCGCGAGGCGGCCCACCGCGCGGGAGCGACGGTGAACGACCTCGTGGTGGCGGCGATCGCCGGCGCCCTCCGGCCGCTCGTGTCGCGGGGCGGGCGGCCGCCGCGCCCGGTGCGGGCGTTCATCCCCGTGAACTTCCGTCCGGGCCGGCCCGATCTCGGCGCCGACGCGTCGCTGGGGAACCGCTTCGGGCTCGTGTTCCTCGACCTGCCGGTCGACCTGGCGGCGGCGCGCGCGCGGCTCGAGGCGGTCCACGCGCGGGTCGCGGCGCTGCGCTCCGGGGCGGGCGCGCTCGTGGCGCACGACGTGCTCGCGCTCGCCGGTTACGCGCCGAGCGCCGTGCAGCACGCGCTGACCCGCTTCTTCGCGCGCAAGGCGTCGCTCGTCCTGACGAACCTCCCCGGGCCGAGGAGCCCCATCCACCTCGCGGGCCGCCCGCTCGCGGCCGCGATGTTCTGGGTGCCGCACCCGGCGAACCTGGGGCTCGGCGTGAGCGTCCTGGGCTACGCCGGGGACGTGCGGGTGGGCGTCCGGGCGGACACGGCGGTCCTCGCGGAGCCGGCGGCGCTCGTCGCCCGGATCGAGGCGGAGACGAGGGCGCTCGGCGTGCGGCGCGCCCGGACCCGCGGCAGGCGCCGGACGCCGCCGCGCGCGGGCGGAGGGGCGTAG
- a CDS encoding OmpA family protein, translating to MRAVLVVALAGLTSACVSQGKFRNKAAEADQLRARGAELEAALSTTQGELASSRDEASALKAQLDALSASKQQLQSQVADLATSKTKLETVKAELEKKSSEYEKMANALRGEIDAGRVELTELRGKMTVKMKDKILFSSGSATLGRAGKDALRAVAEVLTGVEGKVIRVEGHTDNVPLGRGFATNWDLSVARALAVVRFLQESGVQPSRLAAAGYGEHQPIASNDTPEGRSQNRRIEIVLAPGELPEPAPAAPAGT from the coding sequence ATGCGCGCCGTCCTCGTCGTCGCCCTCGCCGGGCTCACGTCCGCCTGCGTCTCGCAGGGCAAGTTTCGCAACAAGGCCGCCGAGGCCGATCAGCTGAGGGCCCGCGGGGCGGAGCTCGAGGCCGCGCTCTCGACGACGCAGGGCGAGCTCGCCAGCTCCCGCGACGAGGCGTCCGCGCTGAAGGCGCAGCTCGACGCGCTCTCCGCGTCGAAGCAGCAGCTGCAATCCCAGGTCGCCGACCTCGCCACCTCCAAGACGAAGCTCGAGACCGTCAAGGCGGAGCTCGAGAAGAAGAGCTCCGAGTACGAGAAGATGGCGAACGCGCTCCGCGGCGAGATCGACGCCGGCCGGGTGGAGCTCACCGAGCTGCGCGGCAAGATGACCGTCAAGATGAAGGACAAGATCCTCTTCTCGTCCGGCTCGGCGACGCTCGGGCGGGCCGGGAAGGACGCGCTCCGCGCGGTGGCCGAGGTGCTGACCGGCGTGGAGGGCAAGGTCATCCGCGTCGAGGGGCACACCGACAACGTGCCGCTCGGCCGCGGCTTCGCGACGAACTGGGACCTGTCGGTCGCGCGCGCCCTCGCGGTCGTGCGCTTCCTGCAGGAGTCGGGCGTCCAGCCCTCGCGCCTGGCCGCCGCCGGCTACGGCGAGCACCAGCCGATCGCCTCGAACGACACGCCCGAGGGCCGCAGCCAGAACCGGCGCATCGAGATCGTCCTCGCGCCCGGGGAGCTGCCCGAGCCGGCCCCGGCGGCGCCCGCCGGGACGTGA
- a CDS encoding cytochrome P460 family protein: MKGVHGVALAALVASVAAVGVLAQSAAQAQPGHGKGEEQKGVAPAGEARAILEEAKGYRSWSTFPQYARPVLSKGHGGTYVVAWRNEAAAKGPTAGGQYPEGSVIVKENRPQPDADAASLTVMAKRNGSWFWIRATPDWKVFTRDGKPVAGPDVKGCVGCHTAAPNDLVFSK, encoded by the coding sequence ATGAAGGGAGTCCACGGTGTCGCCCTGGCGGCGCTCGTCGCGAGCGTCGCCGCGGTGGGCGTGCTGGCGCAGTCGGCCGCGCAAGCGCAGCCCGGGCACGGCAAAGGGGAGGAGCAGAAGGGCGTCGCGCCGGCCGGTGAGGCGCGGGCGATCCTCGAGGAGGCGAAGGGCTATCGATCCTGGAGCACGTTCCCGCAGTACGCCAGGCCCGTGCTCTCGAAGGGCCACGGGGGGACCTACGTCGTGGCCTGGCGCAACGAGGCGGCGGCGAAGGGGCCGACGGCGGGCGGGCAGTACCCGGAGGGCAGCGTCATCGTGAAGGAGAACCGCCCCCAGCCCGACGCCGACGCGGCGTCGCTCACCGTCATGGCGAAGCGCAACGGCTCCTGGTTCTGGATCCGCGCGACGCCGGACTGGAAGGTCTTCACGCGGGACGGCAAGCCCGTCGCGGGGCCGGATGTGAAGGGCTGCGTCGGCTGCCACACCGCCGCCCCGAACGACCTCGTCTTCTCGAAGTGA
- a CDS encoding M20/M25/M40 family metallo-hydrolase — translation MRLPGTLALLALALASCGRRAATRAAPEPAFDAGRARAEVGWLADPARTGRGVGTPGAAQAADWIAARFREAGLAPAWDEGYLQRFEAPFRATLGERNAFAVGSSHGELERDFLPFDFSDDGAVEAEVVFAGHGITAPALGHDDYGGLDVKGKIVLVAQDFPRESDAASPFRDPRHYRFAEWRYKATNAREHGAAALIGVRDVWAEGHGGADDLPPWRGQVSSRAGIVAARVTAAALARAGVDVRALAAPGEADGKPHSRPLGVRARLEVRVLHERATTANVVAILPGRDPAVAGECVVVGAHHDHLGLGGDSSLAPERLGTVHPGADDNASGVAALLAVARAFAAEGPPRRTLLFAAFGAEELGILGSSELAQHPPPRCPTERMQLMVNLDMVGRPAAGKVYVDGADTARGLRDLVKALAERPPRLPLKLAFGEGDGYGPSDHTSFYARDVPVLFLFTGPHPDYHRPSDTPDKIDGAGLAAVARLAYRAAREAAERDGRLEVVRTASPPPRERGERGYGTYLGAIPDFAERSAPGVLLTGVRAGSPAERAGIAAGDVLLRVGPTKLLGLQDLAFALRSHRPGDEVEVEWERAGARRTAKVRLEERR, via the coding sequence ATGCGCCTGCCGGGAACGCTCGCCCTCCTCGCCCTCGCCCTCGCCTCCTGCGGTCGACGCGCCGCGACCCGCGCGGCGCCGGAGCCGGCCTTCGACGCCGGGCGTGCGCGCGCGGAGGTGGGCTGGCTCGCCGATCCGGCGCGCACCGGGCGCGGCGTGGGGACCCCCGGCGCCGCGCAGGCGGCCGACTGGATCGCGGCGCGGTTCCGCGAGGCGGGGCTCGCCCCCGCCTGGGACGAGGGGTACCTGCAGCGCTTCGAGGCGCCGTTCCGCGCCACGCTCGGCGAGCGGAACGCGTTCGCGGTGGGGTCCTCGCACGGCGAGCTCGAGCGGGACTTCCTCCCGTTCGACTTCAGCGACGACGGCGCGGTCGAGGCCGAGGTCGTCTTCGCGGGCCACGGGATCACCGCGCCGGCCCTCGGCCACGACGACTACGGCGGCCTCGACGTGAAGGGGAAGATCGTGCTCGTGGCGCAGGACTTCCCGCGCGAGTCCGACGCCGCCTCGCCCTTCCGCGACCCGCGCCACTACCGCTTCGCCGAGTGGCGCTACAAGGCGACGAACGCGCGCGAGCACGGCGCCGCGGCGCTCATCGGCGTGCGCGACGTCTGGGCCGAGGGGCACGGGGGCGCCGACGACCTGCCCCCCTGGCGCGGCCAGGTCTCGTCGCGCGCCGGGATCGTCGCGGCGCGCGTCACGGCCGCGGCGCTCGCCCGGGCCGGCGTCGACGTGCGCGCGCTCGCCGCTCCGGGCGAGGCCGACGGCAAGCCCCACTCGCGGCCGCTCGGCGTGCGCGCACGGCTCGAGGTGCGGGTGCTGCACGAGCGGGCCACCACCGCCAACGTGGTCGCCATCCTGCCCGGGCGGGATCCCGCCGTCGCGGGCGAGTGCGTCGTCGTCGGCGCCCACCACGACCACCTCGGCCTGGGCGGCGACTCGTCGCTCGCACCCGAGCGGCTCGGCACGGTCCACCCCGGCGCGGACGACAACGCGAGCGGGGTGGCCGCGCTCCTCGCCGTCGCCCGCGCGTTCGCCGCGGAGGGCCCGCCGCGGCGAACCCTCCTCTTCGCGGCGTTCGGCGCGGAGGAGCTCGGGATCCTGGGCTCCTCGGAGCTCGCCCAGCACCCCCCGCCCCGCTGCCCGACCGAGCGGATGCAGCTCATGGTGAACCTCGACATGGTGGGCCGCCCCGCCGCGGGGAAGGTCTACGTGGACGGCGCCGACACGGCGCGCGGGCTGCGCGACCTCGTGAAGGCGCTCGCCGAGCGCCCCCCGCGCCTCCCGCTGAAGCTCGCCTTCGGCGAGGGCGACGGCTACGGGCCCTCGGATCACACGAGCTTCTACGCCCGGGACGTCCCCGTGCTGTTCCTCTTCACGGGCCCCCACCCCGACTACCACCGGCCCTCGGACACGCCCGACAAGATCGACGGGGCGGGACTCGCCGCCGTGGCGCGCCTCGCCTACCGGGCGGCGCGCGAGGCCGCCGAGCGGGACGGCCGGCTCGAGGTGGTCCGGACCGCCTCGCCGCCGCCGCGCGAGCGCGGCGAGCGCGGCTACGGCACCTACCTCGGCGCGATCCCCGACTTCGCCGAGCGCAGCGCCCCCGGCGTGCTCCTCACCGGGGTGCGGGCGGGCAGCCCCGCCGAGCGGGCGGGGATCGCGGCGGGGGACGTGCTCCTGCGAGTCGGCCCGACGAAGCTCCTCGGCCTGCAGGATCTCGCCTTCGCCCTCCGCTCGCACCGGCCGGGCGACGAGGTGGAGGTGGAGTGGGAGCGCGCCGGGGCGCGCAGGACCGCGAAGGTGAGGCTCGAGGAGCGGCGGTGA
- a CDS encoding LysR family transcriptional regulator, with protein sequence MEETVDVTALRYFVEVARQGGFTRASRSLHVSQPAISKMVKALEEELGAALLVRERRRVTLTDAGQIVLERAEGVLDSLRMIEEEVAELSQLRRGRLRVGMPPIVGVTFVAPLLAEYHQAYPGILLELREEGSHHLEALIMSRDLDVGAIVLPTDEQAFGTMPFVKDELRAVLHPTHPLTRRSALTLRELEGTPFVLYRPEFALHGHILEACRRSGFKPTVVSESSHWDFIVAAVAANIGVALLPNTICRQLDPQQVRSVRISEPRIPWDVALIWRRDRQLSPATRAWLELAKKRWRVSADVAPTRSSPR encoded by the coding sequence ATGGAGGAGACGGTGGACGTCACGGCGCTGCGGTACTTCGTCGAGGTGGCGCGGCAGGGCGGGTTCACGCGGGCGAGCCGCTCGCTGCACGTGAGCCAGCCCGCCATCAGCAAGATGGTGAAGGCGCTGGAGGAGGAGCTCGGCGCGGCGCTGCTCGTGCGCGAGCGCCGGCGCGTGACCCTCACCGACGCCGGGCAGATCGTGCTCGAGCGCGCCGAGGGCGTGCTCGACTCGCTGCGCATGATCGAGGAGGAGGTCGCGGAGCTCTCGCAGCTCCGGCGCGGGCGGCTGCGCGTCGGCATGCCCCCCATCGTCGGCGTCACCTTCGTCGCGCCGCTGCTCGCGGAGTACCACCAGGCCTACCCCGGCATCCTGCTCGAGCTGCGCGAGGAGGGCTCGCACCACCTCGAGGCGCTCATCATGAGCCGCGATCTCGACGTGGGCGCCATCGTGCTGCCCACCGACGAGCAGGCGTTCGGCACGATGCCCTTCGTGAAGGACGAGCTCAGGGCGGTGCTCCACCCGACCCATCCCCTCACCCGCCGGAGCGCGCTCACGCTGCGCGAGCTGGAGGGTACACCCTTCGTGCTCTACCGGCCGGAGTTCGCCCTCCACGGCCACATCCTGGAGGCGTGCCGCCGCAGCGGCTTCAAGCCGACCGTGGTGAGCGAGAGCTCGCACTGGGACTTCATCGTCGCGGCCGTGGCGGCGAACATCGGGGTGGCGCTGCTGCCGAACACGATCTGCCGCCAGCTCGACCCGCAGCAGGTCCGCTCGGTGCGCATCTCCGAGCCGCGGATCCCCTGGGACGTGGCCCTCATCTGGCGGCGCGACCGCCAGCTGTCGCCCGCCACGCGCGCCTGGCTCGAGCTCGCGAAGAAGCGCTGGCGGGTGAGCGCCGACGTCGCGCCTACTCGATCCAGTCCGCGATGA
- a CDS encoding phosphate-starvation-inducible PsiE family protein has product MIAASPERAAARGAGRPEVAVRQEKSDEGARGLFSIAFTRLQDVIYLALGALLGVSAVALVVHGGIDLVRAILAGVDVAAVVTLLDRILLALMVVELLYTVQVSFREHALLPEPFLLVALIAAVRRILVITAELGAKPGVPEDVFRHVMWELVLLTGLILVLVASVVILRKRAAD; this is encoded by the coding sequence GTGATCGCGGCGAGCCCGGAGCGCGCGGCGGCCCGAGGAGCGGGGCGCCCGGAGGTGGCGGTGAGGCAGGAGAAGAGCGACGAGGGAGCGCGGGGCCTGTTCTCGATCGCGTTCACGCGGCTGCAGGACGTCATCTACCTCGCGCTCGGCGCGCTGCTGGGCGTGAGCGCCGTCGCCCTCGTGGTCCACGGCGGCATCGATCTGGTCCGCGCCATCCTCGCCGGGGTGGACGTCGCCGCGGTCGTCACGCTCCTCGACCGCATCCTGCTCGCGCTCATGGTCGTGGAGCTGCTCTACACGGTGCAGGTCTCCTTCCGCGAGCACGCCCTCCTGCCGGAGCCGTTCCTGCTCGTCGCCCTCATCGCCGCGGTCCGGCGGATCCTGGTCATCACCGCGGAGCTCGGCGCGAAGCCCGGGGTTCCGGAGGACGTCTTCCGCCACGTGATGTGGGAGCTCGTCCTGCTCACTGGCCTCATCCTCGTGCTGGTCGCCTCCGTCGTGATCCTGCGGAAGCGGGCGGCGGACTGA
- a CDS encoding DUF2231 domain-containing protein → MDPFSAIRATTVHPALVHVTLGVLPVVVLAYGLAAVRRSDRWSFAGDVALGVGAVFAVATAGAGLVANALLPWPEGLGTWRWLHLGMGAAGTVLLLALAAVRLRALRRGAIAGRGTAACALLLAVLLAGTGWIGGEVLVFHSGMAVTAAAHGALAPTLSRRSTPPEDLDDAMERLRGAWADASAAYGRMLVERPTAGGYARVAGAAGEIARVARWLEAEGPRRVAEHAGEHAGPEVAATVEQLAGLLGEGAVQLEAAATAGRWSAVTRSLGAVTSACAGCHEAARWSGVHAH, encoded by the coding sequence GTGGACCCGTTCAGCGCCATCCGCGCGACGACGGTGCACCCCGCGCTCGTGCACGTCACGCTGGGCGTCCTCCCGGTGGTCGTCCTCGCGTACGGGCTCGCCGCGGTCCGGCGCTCCGATCGCTGGTCGTTCGCGGGGGACGTCGCGCTCGGCGTGGGGGCGGTCTTCGCGGTCGCGACGGCAGGGGCGGGCCTGGTCGCGAACGCGCTCCTGCCGTGGCCGGAAGGGCTCGGGACCTGGCGATGGCTGCACCTCGGGATGGGCGCCGCCGGCACCGTGCTCCTGCTCGCGCTCGCGGCCGTTCGGCTCCGGGCCCTCCGCCGCGGCGCGATCGCGGGGCGCGGGACGGCGGCGTGCGCCCTCCTGCTCGCGGTCCTCCTCGCCGGGACGGGCTGGATCGGCGGGGAGGTGCTGGTCTTCCACTCGGGCATGGCCGTGACCGCGGCGGCCCACGGCGCGCTGGCGCCCACGCTGTCGCGCCGGAGCACTCCGCCCGAGGATCTCGACGACGCGATGGAGCGGCTCCGCGGCGCGTGGGCCGACGCCAGCGCGGCCTACGGCCGGATGCTGGTCGAGCGCCCCACCGCCGGCGGCTACGCGCGCGTGGCGGGCGCGGCGGGGGAGATCGCGCGCGTCGCGCGCTGGCTCGAGGCGGAGGGGCCGAGGCGCGTCGCGGAGCACGCCGGTGAGCACGCGGGGCCGGAGGTGGCGGCGACGGTGGAGCAGCTGGCGGGGCTGCTCGGCGAGGGCGCGGTCCAGCTCGAGGCCGCCGCGACGGCGGGGCGCTGGTCCGCGGTCACCCGATCCCTCGGCGCCGTGACGAGCGCGTGCGCCGGCTGCCACGAGGCGGCCCGCTGGAGTGGGGTGCACGCCCACTGA
- a CDS encoding dipeptidase codes for MPSVLRLATALLLAAAGIFFFALPPLVAGRLNRVETRAVHEVSDRARRLHASLRIADLHDDLLLWDRDPLRRSTRGHSDVPRLEEGNVAVQLFSTVTEVPRGYNYDANAGGMDLVTPLAIASRWPASSWNSRLARALHQGDKLRRAAAESEGRLVLATSRAELAAALEARARQPAGRRVVVAVLATEGLHALEGRLETLDALFEAGFRSAGLAHFADNAAAGSAHGARRGGLTPLGRDALRRMEERRMIVDLAHASPRAFDEALAQARRPVMVSHTGVSAVCPGPRNLADGQLRRLARNGALVGIGYWDGAVCDRSPRAIARSIRHAVKVAGVRHVALGSDWDGATTVPFDASRLEVLTQALLDEGLSEDAIRAVMGENALRFLLANLP; via the coding sequence ATGCCCTCCGTGCTCCGCCTCGCCACAGCGCTCCTCCTCGCCGCGGCGGGGATCTTCTTCTTCGCGCTCCCGCCCCTGGTGGCGGGGCGCCTGAACCGCGTGGAGACGCGCGCGGTGCACGAGGTGTCGGACCGCGCCCGCCGCCTGCACGCCTCGCTGCGGATCGCCGACCTGCACGACGACCTCCTGCTCTGGGATCGCGATCCGCTGCGCCGCTCGACGCGGGGCCACAGCGACGTGCCGCGCCTCGAGGAGGGCAACGTCGCGGTGCAGCTGTTCTCGACGGTCACCGAGGTCCCGCGCGGCTACAACTACGACGCGAACGCCGGCGGCATGGACCTCGTCACGCCGCTCGCGATCGCCTCGCGGTGGCCCGCGAGCAGCTGGAACAGCCGGCTCGCGCGGGCGCTCCACCAGGGCGACAAGCTCCGCCGGGCGGCCGCGGAGTCCGAGGGCCGGCTGGTCTTGGCCACCTCGCGCGCGGAGCTCGCCGCCGCGCTGGAGGCCCGCGCACGCCAGCCGGCGGGACGGCGCGTGGTGGTGGCGGTGCTCGCGACGGAGGGGCTGCACGCGCTCGAGGGGCGGCTCGAGACGCTCGACGCCCTCTTCGAGGCGGGCTTCCGCTCGGCGGGGCTCGCGCACTTCGCGGACAACGCGGCGGCCGGCTCGGCGCACGGGGCGCGTCGAGGCGGGCTCACCCCCCTCGGCCGCGACGCGCTTCGTCGCATGGAGGAGCGCCGCATGATCGTGGACCTCGCGCACGCCTCGCCGCGCGCCTTCGACGAGGCGCTCGCGCAGGCGCGCCGGCCGGTGATGGTGTCTCACACCGGCGTGAGCGCCGTCTGCCCGGGGCCGCGCAACCTGGCCGACGGGCAGCTCCGCAGGCTCGCCCGGAACGGCGCGCTCGTCGGCATCGGCTACTGGGACGGCGCGGTGTGCGATCGCTCGCCGCGGGCCATCGCCCGCTCGATCCGGCACGCCGTGAAGGTCGCCGGGGTGAGGCACGTCGCGCTCGGCTCGGACTGGGACGGCGCGACCACGGTGCCGTTCGACGCTTCCCGCCTGGAGGTGCTCACCCAGGCGCTGCTCGACGAGGGGCTCTCGGAGGACGCGATCCGCGCCGTCATGGGCGAGAACGCGCTGCGCTTCCTGCTCGCGAACCTCCCTTGA
- a CDS encoding trans-aconitate 2-methyltransferase, with the protein MRAPHDSSADALPTPGPRDRHRLYERAVQDPAADVAVVERVLRRFEQPARRLREDFSGTAALAASWVERGPERIAVAVDLDPSVHAWARSYRIPSLGDAAARLRLVQADVREAPRERFDAVVALNFSYGVFRTRAALRGYLRSARAALAPGGVLMLDAFGGWDAQKELVERRRIGSGVTYVWEQQRFDPITHGIRCAIHFEFARGRPMRRAFEYDWRLWSLPELTELLGEAGLVDLEVLWDVASGPSRYLPRASARNQAGWIAYVIGRRRVSPPPASAGSRRRRPARG; encoded by the coding sequence ATGCGCGCCCCCCACGACTCCAGCGCCGACGCTCTCCCCACCCCAGGCCCTCGCGACCGCCACCGGCTCTACGAGCGCGCCGTCCAGGACCCGGCCGCCGACGTCGCCGTCGTGGAGCGCGTCCTCCGGAGGTTCGAGCAGCCGGCGCGCCGCCTCCGCGAGGACTTCAGCGGGACCGCCGCGCTCGCGGCGAGCTGGGTCGAGCGGGGGCCCGAGCGGATCGCGGTCGCCGTCGACCTGGATCCCTCCGTGCACGCCTGGGCCCGCAGCTACCGGATCCCCTCCCTGGGCGACGCGGCGGCGCGGCTCCGCCTCGTCCAGGCCGACGTGCGCGAGGCGCCACGCGAGCGGTTCGACGCGGTGGTGGCGCTCAACTTCAGCTACGGGGTGTTCCGGACGCGCGCCGCCCTGCGCGGGTACCTGCGCTCCGCGCGGGCGGCGCTGGCGCCGGGGGGGGTGCTGATGCTCGACGCGTTCGGCGGCTGGGACGCGCAGAAGGAGCTCGTCGAGCGGCGACGGATCGGGAGCGGCGTGACCTACGTCTGGGAGCAGCAGCGCTTCGATCCCATCACGCACGGGATCCGCTGCGCGATCCACTTCGAGTTCGCCCGCGGCCGTCCCATGCGCCGGGCGTTCGAGTACGACTGGCGCCTGTGGAGCCTCCCCGAGCTGACCGAGCTGCTCGGCGAAGCCGGGCTCGTCGACCTGGAGGTGCTCTGGGACGTCGCCTCCGGCCCCTCGCGCTACCTGCCGCGGGCGAGCGCGCGCAACCAGGCCGGCTGGATCGCCTACGTGATCGGGCGGAGGCGCGTCAGTCCGCCGCCCGCTTCCGCAGGATCACGACGGAGGCGACCAGCACGAGGATGA
- a CDS encoding carboxypeptidase regulatory-like domain-containing protein, which yields MPRQRLIPSSILAVLVTAALPSSVLAYEVAPVADGGTISGKVTFSGPVPTKKIIPTKDKEVCGDIREEPEIVVGADKGVLDAVVYLKSVEKGKAFQKPAQKPEIVNKGCRFVPNVQAFPVGTVVIVNSDPVMHNTHGFHDKATVFNVALPMKGQRIERPLKKPGITRVECDAHGWMLAWIYVADNPYYAVTQKDGAFSITDVPPGNYTLVAWHAFTGPTEVAVTVKPKEAAKVPVELKK from the coding sequence ATGCCACGCCAGCGACTCATCCCGAGCTCGATCCTCGCCGTTCTCGTCACGGCCGCTCTCCCCTCCTCCGTCCTCGCCTACGAGGTCGCGCCGGTCGCGGACGGCGGGACCATCAGCGGGAAGGTCACGTTCAGCGGGCCCGTCCCGACGAAGAAGATCATCCCGACCAAGGACAAGGAGGTCTGCGGCGACATCCGCGAGGAGCCGGAGATCGTCGTCGGCGCGGACAAGGGCGTCCTCGACGCGGTCGTGTACCTGAAGTCCGTCGAGAAGGGGAAGGCGTTCCAGAAGCCCGCCCAGAAGCCGGAGATCGTGAACAAGGGGTGCCGCTTCGTCCCCAACGTCCAGGCGTTCCCGGTCGGGACGGTCGTCATCGTCAACTCCGACCCGGTCATGCACAACACCCACGGCTTCCACGACAAGGCGACCGTCTTCAACGTCGCGCTGCCGATGAAGGGGCAGCGCATCGAGCGGCCGCTCAAGAAGCCGGGCATCACGCGCGTGGAGTGCGACGCGCACGGCTGGATGCTCGCGTGGATCTACGTCGCGGACAATCCGTACTACGCCGTCACGCAGAAGGACGGCGCGTTCAGCATCACCGACGTGCCGCCGGGGAACTACACGCTCGTCGCCTGGCACGCGTTCACGGGCCCGACCGAGGTGGCGGTCACCGTGAAGCCGAAGGAGGCGGCGAAGGTCCCCGTCGAGCTGAAGAAGTAG